A single genomic interval of Nostoc commune NIES-4072 harbors:
- a CDS encoding TVP38/TMEM64 family protein codes for MTKLTIIQIFKSINTRNLQKFFSLSVLILLILASALAFNTDPALAQESANLNSFNPQAILRDSLQWIDSLGALGAIAFIALYIIASVAFFPGSILTLGAGVIFGAVWGSLYVFIGATLGATAAFLVGRYLARGWVARKIADNKKFAAIDQAVGREGLKIVLLTRLSPIFPFNLLNYAFGITGVSLKDYFIGSVGMIPGTIMYVYIGSLAGNLAMIGTEAQPTNPTLQWAIRILGLIATVAVTVYVTRIARKALEEEL; via the coding sequence ATGACAAAATTAACAATAATTCAGATATTTAAAAGTATTAATACCAGAAACTTACAGAAGTTTTTTAGCTTAAGTGTATTAATATTACTAATATTGGCGAGTGCTTTGGCATTCAACACAGACCCAGCTTTGGCACAAGAATCTGCAAATCTAAATTCTTTCAATCCCCAAGCCATTTTACGGGACTCGTTGCAGTGGATTGATAGCCTGGGTGCGCTGGGAGCCATAGCTTTTATTGCTCTTTACATTATCGCTAGCGTCGCTTTTTTCCCAGGTTCTATTCTCACCTTGGGGGCTGGTGTAATTTTTGGTGCAGTTTGGGGTTCTCTCTACGTATTTATCGGTGCAACCCTTGGCGCTACTGCTGCTTTCCTTGTAGGACGTTATTTAGCAAGGGGCTGGGTTGCTCGGAAAATCGCAGATAACAAAAAATTTGCCGCCATTGACCAAGCGGTTGGTAGAGAAGGATTAAAAATTGTTTTGTTAACGCGATTGTCCCCAATATTTCCTTTCAATTTATTAAACTATGCTTTTGGTATCACGGGAGTTTCACTTAAAGATTACTTCATCGGCTCTGTAGGTATGATTCCCGGAACCATTATGTACGTTTATATTGGTTCCCTTGCAGGTAATCTGGCCATGATTGGTACTGAAGCTCAACCTACCAACCCAACTTTACAATGGGCAATTCGCATCTTGGGTTTGATTGCTACAGTAGCTGTGACAGTTTATGTCACCCGGATTGCACGTAAAGCGTTAGAAGAGGAATTATAA
- a CDS encoding TVP38/TMEM64 family protein produces MKKRLLNSKLKLLLLSCLIVTLIIVAKQFNFQGLLQTSVIWVESLGVLGPIAYIVIYNLATLLFIPGFLLTLKGGCLFGVFWGSIYVLIAATIGATLAFIIGRYLSRDWVSRQMEKHPKFQAIDLAVAKEGWKIVLLTRLSPIFPFNLLNYAFGVTQVSLKDYILGSFGIIPGTVMYVYIGSLAGNLAMINTSYQPTTPETQVWQWVMRVIGLIATVAVTVYTTKVAQKALAQSVALEKITTHDKINNNSDI; encoded by the coding sequence ATGAAGAAGCGTTTGTTAAATTCCAAACTCAAACTACTACTCTTAAGTTGCCTAATTGTCACTCTCATAATTGTCGCTAAACAATTCAACTTTCAGGGACTTTTACAAACCTCAGTGATTTGGGTTGAGAGTCTTGGCGTTTTAGGGCCTATTGCTTACATAGTCATTTACAACTTGGCAACATTACTGTTTATACCCGGTTTCCTCCTAACGCTCAAAGGCGGTTGTCTGTTTGGAGTATTTTGGGGATCAATATATGTGCTAATTGCTGCAACAATTGGAGCAACCTTGGCTTTTATCATTGGACGCTACCTTTCACGGGATTGGGTTTCCCGACAAATGGAAAAACATCCTAAATTTCAAGCGATTGATTTAGCAGTTGCCAAAGAGGGATGGAAAATTGTCTTGTTGACTCGCCTCAGTCCCATTTTTCCCTTCAATTTATTGAATTATGCTTTTGGAGTAACACAGGTTTCTCTCAAAGACTATATATTGGGTTCCTTTGGAATTATTCCTGGTACTGTGATGTACGTTTATATTGGTTCGTTAGCTGGTAATCTTGCCATGATTAACACCTCTTATCAACCAACTACTCCAGAAACTCAAGTCTGGCAATGGGTAATGCGAGTAATTGGGTTAATTGCTACCGTTGCTGTGACTGTGTATACCACAAAAGTTGCTCAAAAAGCATTAGCTCAGAGTGTGGCATTAGAAAAAATAACAACCCATGACAAAATTAACAATAATTCAGATATTTAA
- a CDS encoding TIGR04283 family arsenosugar biosynthesis glycosyltransferase — protein MSQNIDAARISIIIPTLNEAENIKEAIATTQPNTNIEVIVVDGGSDDDTVAIAQSLGVKVISSSSGRAVQMNTGAVAATGDILLFLHADTCLPTGFDDMVRIALQQPETVAGAFNLRIDASLLSLRWVEWGINVRSHFYQMPYGDQAIFLTKAVFQQIGGFPELPIMEDFELMRRLKRIGRIVIIPTSVVTSARRWLQKGVFKTTLLNQIVIIAYLLGVSPERICRWYRREKFKRI, from the coding sequence ATGAGTCAGAATATCGACGCAGCTAGGATTTCTATTATTATTCCGACTCTTAATGAAGCAGAGAATATTAAAGAGGCGATCGCAACTACTCAACCCAATACAAATATAGAAGTAATTGTGGTAGATGGTGGCTCTGATGATGATACTGTAGCGATCGCTCAGTCTTTAGGTGTCAAAGTTATCTCATCGTCTTCCGGTCGTGCTGTGCAAATGAATACGGGTGCTGTAGCTGCTACTGGGGATATTCTGCTGTTTCTCCATGCAGATACTTGTTTACCAACTGGGTTTGATGACATGGTTCGCATAGCTCTACAACAGCCTGAGACTGTAGCTGGTGCATTTAACTTACGGATTGATGCATCACTTTTAAGTTTACGATGGGTAGAGTGGGGAATAAATGTGCGATCGCATTTTTACCAAATGCCTTATGGCGACCAAGCAATTTTTTTAACAAAAGCAGTATTTCAGCAAATTGGCGGTTTTCCTGAATTGCCTATCATGGAAGACTTTGAACTCATGCGCCGTTTAAAACGCATCGGACGGATTGTAATTATTCCCACATCAGTTGTTACCTCAGCCCGTAGATGGTTACAAAAGGGAGTGTTTAAAACCACGCTGCTTAATCAAATAGTAATTATTGCTTATTTGCTCGGCGTTTCACCTGAGCGAATTTGTCGCTGGTATCGCCGAGAAAAATTTAAGAGAATTTAA
- a CDS encoding Uma2 family endonuclease, with the protein MTAITVNLNPIIQLTDNQFYQLCRENPEVKFERNAEGKLLIMPPTGGETGNRNSEISADFVIWNRQTQLGVGFDSSTCFKLPNGANRSPDVAWIKKERWNALTPEEQEKFPPIAPDFVLELMSPSDSLRETQAKMQEYINNGVKLGWLINPKMLQVEIYRVGKPVEILTSPRELSGENVLPGFILNLQIIWG; encoded by the coding sequence ATGACAGCTATCACCGTCAACTTGAATCCCATTATCCAACTCACCGACAACCAATTTTATCAACTCTGTCGGGAAAACCCTGAAGTCAAATTTGAACGGAATGCAGAGGGAAAACTACTAATAATGCCACCAACAGGCGGAGAGACTGGAAATCGCAATTCAGAAATTTCGGCAGATTTTGTGATTTGGAATCGCCAAACTCAACTAGGAGTTGGCTTTGATTCTTCCACCTGCTTTAAACTTCCCAATGGTGCAAACCGTTCTCCTGATGTAGCTTGGATAAAAAAAGAGAGATGGAATGCACTCACACCTGAAGAACAAGAAAAGTTTCCGCCGATCGCACCAGATTTTGTTTTAGAGTTAATGTCACCAAGCGATAGTTTGCGAGAAACGCAAGCCAAAATGCAGGAATATATCAATAACGGAGTTAAATTAGGTTGGTTAATTAATCCGAAAATGCTTCAGGTAGAAATCTATCGGGTTGGGAAACCAGTAGAAATATTAACATCTCCCCGAGAATTATCAGGAGAAAATGTTTTACCAGGATTTATTTTAAATTTACAAATAATCTGGGGATAA
- a CDS encoding Uma2 family endonuclease, which produces MSIPLVDQPTEEKLVTLKDVSWEQFKGIEAQLQENRNVRLSYLSGILEIMSPIGDKHEKVKSTVGLLLEAYMKELGIRFYRRGGFTLEEPGYASGTPDESYSIGTEKEVPDIVIEIIVTSGTINRKELYKPKKVPEVWFWKSNSIKIFRLNKQEEYEQVDRSGFFPDLDPALLLNYIAMPDQYDAVVEFEQIIRNQ; this is translated from the coding sequence ATGAGCATCCCACTTGTAGACCAGCCCACAGAAGAAAAACTGGTAACTCTCAAGGATGTTTCTTGGGAGCAATTCAAAGGGATTGAGGCACAACTTCAGGAAAACCGCAATGTTAGACTGTCTTATTTGTCAGGAATATTAGAAATTATGTCCCCTATTGGAGATAAGCATGAAAAAGTGAAAAGTACTGTTGGCTTGCTACTAGAAGCTTATATGAAAGAGTTAGGCATCCGGTTTTATAGACGTGGTGGTTTCACTTTGGAAGAACCCGGCTATGCTTCTGGCACACCAGATGAGTCTTACAGTATTGGCACAGAAAAAGAAGTTCCTGACATTGTGATTGAAATTATCGTCACCAGTGGAACCATCAACAGGAAGGAGTTATATAAACCTAAAAAAGTGCCTGAAGTCTGGTTTTGGAAATCTAACTCTATCAAAATATTCCGTCTTAACAAACAGGAAGAGTACGAACAAGTAGACCGTAGTGGGTTTTTTCCAGATTTAGATCCAGCTTTGCTGCTCAATTATATCGCCATGCCTGACCAATATGACGCTGTTGTTGAATTTGAGCAGATAATCCGAAATCAATAA
- a CDS encoding DUF2808 domain-containing protein: MRVATLFGITLSLAISIGVAVPVTQAVQLRDGTVYFVEPPKLVKATTTYKDVNVWGGTYYFTINVPENAGESLQKVTIAQKEGTDNIRYNLKDTRAFVGTRDASGGLRLRKESRLTLGPVTAERKTRTITVNFDPPVTPGQTVTIALRPVSNPSISGVYLLGVTAFPAGEKSHGQFLGFGRFQFYSNRNSWWFP; encoded by the coding sequence ATGCGCGTTGCAACTTTGTTTGGGATAACACTCTCGTTAGCAATAAGCATTGGAGTTGCTGTTCCGGTGACTCAAGCGGTGCAGCTTAGAGATGGTACAGTCTACTTTGTAGAACCGCCGAAACTTGTTAAAGCGACAACTACTTACAAAGATGTGAATGTTTGGGGTGGAACTTATTATTTTACTATTAATGTGCCGGAGAATGCTGGAGAATCGCTCCAGAAGGTAACGATCGCACAAAAGGAGGGAACAGACAACATCCGCTACAATCTTAAGGATACCCGCGCATTTGTCGGAACTCGCGATGCCTCCGGCGGGCTACGCCTACGCAAAGAATCTCGGCTAACACTAGGCCCAGTCACAGCAGAACGCAAGACACGAACTATTACTGTAAATTTTGATCCACCTGTGACTCCGGGACAGACAGTTACAATCGCCCTCCGCCCTGTGAGTAATCCCAGCATTTCTGGTGTTTACTTATTGGGTGTGACAGCGTTCCCAGCAGGTGAGAAATCCCACGGACAATTTCTCGGCTTTGGACGGTTTCAGTTTTACAGCAATAGAAATAGCTGGTGGTTTCCATAA